In the genome of Pieris napi chromosome 16, ilPieNapi1.2, whole genome shotgun sequence, one region contains:
- the LOC125057430 gene encoding glutathione S-transferase E14-like, protein MLFFFCNSILAWDHVMFIQRNNATVPFSNLMLGSLISRFYKMVSFLTNNISKYHAKLQYLRHLNCKNHNKLFMEKKPMPILYVDEASPPARFVMMTAYLLNIELDIRKINLFAGEHKDISYAKINNLQKVPTLIVDDNAILDSHAAAIYLCQQVTSQELYPKDNIFSQAKVNELLFFNSGTLFRLDSEIMSSYFAGKWPVAKSKIEEWYNALDYIESKLNANTWLTCDKMYLCDLCVMQTISSLLEILPLLDHHKKIKSWLNEFEKLQCIDINKRGLARLKYYVELYKPTNIIVPT, encoded by the exons atgctttttttcttttgcaatTCAATTCTTGCTTGGGACCATGTAATGTTTATTCAGCGAAACAATGCTACGGTTCCATTCAGTAACCTGATGCTAGGTAGTTTAATATCACGCTTCTATAAAATGGTGTCGTTCCTAACAAATAACATCAGTAAATACCATGCAAAGTTGCAGTATTTAAGACATTTGAATTGTAAAAATCATAAC AAATTATTCATGGAGAAAAAACCCATGCCCATTCTATATGTCGATGAAGCTTCTCCGCCTGCGCGATTTGTAATGATGACagcatatttattaaatattgaattagaTATACggaaaatcaatttatttgcAGGAGAACATAAAGATATATCTTATGCAAAA ataaataatctacaaaaagtaccaacgttaaTCGTGGACGATAACGCAATTCTCGACAGCCATGCTGCAGCCATATATTTATGCCAGCAAGTAACAAGTCAGGAGCTGTATccaaaagataatattttttcacaaGCAAAGGTCAACgaattactattttttaactCTGGTACACTGTTTCGATTGGACAGTGAAATTATg tccAGTTATTTCGCTGGAAAGTGGCCTGTAGCGAAGTCCAAAATTGAGGAATGGTATAACGCTCTTGATTATATAGAATCAAAGTTGAATGCAAATACTTGGTTAACTTGTGATAAG ATGTACCTATGTGATCTCTGTGTTATGCAGACTATATCTTCGCTGCTTGAAATACTACCACTTTTAGATCACCACAAAAAGATTAAGTCTTGGTTAAACGAATTTGAGAAATTACAATgtattgatattaataaacGTGGATTAGCGAGACTAAAATATTACGTTGAGTTGTATAAACCAACAAACATTATTGTACCCACTTaa